Proteins encoded by one window of Arabidopsis thaliana chromosome 2, partial sequence:
- the NUDT6 gene encoding nudix hydrolase homolog 6 (nudix hydrolase homolog 6 (NUDT6); FUNCTIONS IN: hydrolase activity, ADP-ribose diphosphatase activity, NAD or NADH binding, NADH pyrophosphatase activity; INVOLVED IN: response to other organism, positive regulation of salicylic acid mediated signaling pathway; LOCATED IN: cytosol; EXPRESSED IN: 17 plant structures; EXPRESSED DURING: 12 growth stages; CONTAINS InterPro DOMAIN/s: NUDIX hydrolase domain-like (InterPro:IPR015797), NUDIX hydrolase, conserved site (InterPro:IPR020084), Nudix hydrolase 6-like (InterPro:IPR003293), NUDIX hydrolase domain (InterPro:IPR000086); BEST Arabidopsis thaliana protein match is: MutT/nudix family protein (TAIR:AT4G12720.3); Has 2998 Blast hits to 2996 proteins in 719 species: Archae - 33; Bacteria - 1649; Metazoa - 236; Fungi - 25; Plants - 166; Viruses - 14; Other Eukaryotes - 875 (source: NCBI BLink).), translating into MDNEDQESLLLQGVPDNYGGVKVNLTEPMTIEDFVPKLRASLVYWSNQGTKGIWLKLADGLDNLIAPAKAEGFVCHHAEREYTMLTSWIADVPSTLPANASHRIGVGAFVLNKKTKEVLVVQEIDGHFKGTGVWKLPTGVVKEGENIWEGALREVEEETGIKTKFVEVLAFRESHQAFLEIKTDIFFLCELEPTTFEIKKQDSEILAAKWMPIEEYVNQPWNQKKELFRFMANICLKRLQEMEYMGFSKVLTTTSSGKESYLYCNTDHANLLNATRGLASTSG; encoded by the exons ATGGACAATGAAGATCAGGAGTCCCTTTTACTTCAAGGGGTTCCAGATAATTATGGAGGTGTTAAGGTGAACTTGACAGAACCAATGACTATTGAGGATTTTGTCCCAAAGCTGAGAGCTTCACTTGTGTATTGGAGCAATCAG GGGACGAAGGGGATATGGTTAAAGCTTGCCGATGGGCTTGACAATCTTATTGCACCTGCAAAAGCA GAAGGGTTTGTGTGCCACCATGCCGAGAGGGAATACACCATGCTTACATCTTGGATCGCTGATGTTCCTAGTACTCTTCCTGCCAATGCGTCTCATCGTATTGGAGTTGGTGCCTTTGTCCTAAACAAGAAGACCAAAGAG GTGCTTGTGGTCCAGGAGATTGATGGTCATTTCAAAGGTACAGGAGTGTGGAAACTGCCTACCGGTGTTGTTAAAGAG GGTGAGAATATTTGGGAAGGAGCACTTAgggaagtggaagaagaaactggt ATTAAGACAAAATTTGTAGAAGTCCTGGCTTTCAG GGAAAGCCACCAAGCATTCTTGGAAATAAAAACGGATATATTTTTCCTCTGTGAGTTAGAACCAACCACttttgaaatcaagaaacaagacTCTGAGATCTTAGCTGCTAAG TGGATGCCAATTGAAGAATACGTAAACCAACCCTGGAACCAGAAGAAAGAACTGTTTAGGTTCATGGCGAACATCTGCTTGAAGAGATTGCAGGAGATGGAATACATGGGTTTCTCCAAAGTCCTTACTACGACTTCATCTGGGAAAGAGAGCTATCTTTACTGCAACACCGATCACGCCAACCTCCTCAACGCAACGCGTGGCCTAGCCTCCACCTCTGGTTGA
- the NUDT5 gene encoding nudix hydrolase homolog 5 (nudix hydrolase homolog 5 (NUDT5); FUNCTIONS IN: hydrolase activity; LOCATED IN: cytosol; EXPRESSED IN: 12 plant structures; EXPRESSED DURING: 11 growth stages; CONTAINS InterPro DOMAIN/s: NUDIX hydrolase domain-like (InterPro:IPR015797), NUDIX hydrolase, conserved site (InterPro:IPR020084), Nudix hydrolase 6-like (InterPro:IPR003293), NUDIX hydrolase domain (InterPro:IPR000086); BEST Arabidopsis thaliana protein match is: nudix hydrolase homolog 6 (TAIR:AT2G04450.1); Has 2931 Blast hits to 2929 proteins in 813 species: Archae - 33; Bacteria - 1829; Metazoa - 186; Fungi - 19; Plants - 157; Viruses - 14; Other Eukaryotes - 693 (source: NCBI BLink).), protein MGLTKNFAFLVFCCQRYCSMDGEAFEISLLDGEEDRFGGTVVNLMEVESMTIGDFDSKLDVSLKAWKDQGKKGIWIKLPSELSSLVDTAIKKGFTYHHAENEYVMLTFWLPEPPSTLPCNASHRIGIGAFVLNKNGEMLVVQENSGYFKDKNVWKVPTGTIKEGESIWAGAVREVKEETDIDAEFVEVLSFMESHQAVWQRKTDIFFVCELEARTFEIQKQDSEIHAAKWMPVEEYVNQPYHNKEGNEMFKLIANICLKRSREKYTGFVLTTNSAKKSLYCSVDHANLLKETADQASTSLSD, encoded by the exons ATGGGTTTGACAAAAAACTTTgcttttcttgtgttttgttgtcAAAGATACTGTAGCATGGACGGTGAAGCTTTTGAAATCTCATTActtgatggagaagaagacagatTTGGAGGTACTGTGGTGAACTTGATGGAAGTGGAATCCATGACTATTGGTGATTTTGATTCAAAGCTTGATGTTTCACTTAAGGCTTGGAAGGATCAG GGGAAGAAGGGGATTTGGATAAAGCTGCCTAGTGAGCTATCTAGTCTTGTTGATACTGCAATTAAG AAAGGGTTTACATACCACCATGCCGAGAATGAGTATGTGATGCTTACATTTTGGCTTCCAGAGCCACCTAGCACTCTTCCTTGCAATGCTTCTCATCGTATTGGGATCGGTGCTTTTGTCCTAAACAAGAACGGAGAG ATGCTTGTGGTTCAGGAGAATAGTGGATATTTCAAAGATAAAAATGTCTGGAAGGTGCCTACCGGTACTATTAAAGAG GGTGAGAGTATCTGGGCTGGAGCAGTTAGggaagtgaaagaagaaactgat ATTGATGCAGAGTTTGTAGAAGTCTTGTCTTTCAT GGAAAGTCACCAAGCAGTGTGGCAAAGAAAAACGGATATATTTTTCGTCTGCGAGTTGGAAGCAagaacttttgaaatccagaAACAAGATTCTGAGATCCATGCTGCTAAG TGGATGCCGGTTGAGGAATACGTAAACCAACCCTATCACAACAAGGAGGGGAACGAGATGTTCAAGTTAATAGCTAACATCTGCTTAAAAAGGTCGCGGGAGAAGTACACGGGCTTCGTTCTTACTACGAATTCAGCCAAAAAGAGCCTTTACTGCAGCGTCGATCACGCCAACCTCCTGAAGGAAACAGCTGACCAAGCCTCCACCTCTCTCTCTGACTAG
- a CDS encoding uncharacterized protein (unknown protein; BEST Arabidopsis thaliana protein match is: unknown protein (TAIR:AT5G35870.1); Has 38 Blast hits to 38 proteins in 9 species: Archae - 0; Bacteria - 0; Metazoa - 0; Fungi - 0; Plants - 38; Viruses - 0; Other Eukaryotes - 0 (source: NCBI BLink).): MVAHGLPTLYALESVQSSKLKGFVTLKSPRESVSDAQVGAVVAPQISKQNKQCTGFWVSYYLRVEMNPENNIEEEYVLMSLASILLKRPFSWVSLLAPPLLHILGIRFLHLLLTCTALFFSSFFFPISLPHSSIQSSKQDQDQEGHYIATKDITGKSEENLEKTNEEDDDGAIPDDESLIELSLPSGHYLGHHYNSNKNHLYIHNKVQDFRLFDLLNEINDFTEEDNLIEIDISIGSIKYSRFEIKA; the protein is encoded by the exons ATGGTGGCACATGGCTTACCAACTCTCTATGCCTTGGAGAGTGTACAAAGTTCAAAGCTCAAGGGTTTTGTGACTTTGAAGTCTCCAAGAGAATCAGTTTCAGATGCTCAA GTTGGAGCTGTTGTTGCACCTCAAATCTcgaagcaaaacaaacaatgtaCTGGTTTCtg ggtttcatATTATTTGAGAGTTGAAATGAATCCTGAGAAtaacatagaagaagaatacgTTTTGATGAGTTTGGCTTCAATTTTGTTGAAGAGACCTTTTTCATGGGTCTCTCTCCTCGCCCCTCCACTTCTTCACATCCTTGGCATTCGCTTCTTACATCTCCTCCTTACTTGTACTGCTttgttcttctcctctttcttcttcccaatCTCACTTCCTCATTCTTCAAtacaatcatcaaaacaagatcaagatcaagaagGACACTATATTGCCACCAAAGATATTACCGGGAAATCGGAGGAAAACCTGGAGAAGACCAATGAAGAGGATGACGATGGCGCAATCCCGGATGATGAGAGCCTCATAGAGCTGTCTTTACCGAGTGGTCACTACCTTGGTCACCACTACAATAGTAACAAGAACCATCTCTATATCCACAACAAAGTACAAGATTTCAGGCTCTTTGATCTATTGAATGAAATTAACGATTTTACCGAAGAAGATAATCTCATTGAAATCGATATCTCCATCGGATCCATTAAGTATTCAAGGTTTGAGATCAAAGCTTGA
- the NUDT5 gene encoding nudix hydrolase homolog 5 yields MDGEAFEISLLDGEEDRFGGTVVNLMEVESMTIGDFDSKLDVSLKAWKDQGKKGIWIKLPSELSSLVDTAIKKGFTYHHAENEYVMLTFWLPEPPSTLPCNASHRIGIGAFVLNKNGEMLVVQENSGYFKDKNVWKVPTGTIKEGESIWAGAVREVKEETDIDAEFVEVLSFMESHQAVWQRKTDIFFVCELEARTFEIQKQDSEIHAAKWMPVEEYVNQPYHNKEGNEMFKLIANICLKRSREKYTGFVLTTNSAKKSLYCSVDHANLLKETADQASTSLSD; encoded by the exons ATGGACGGTGAAGCTTTTGAAATCTCATTActtgatggagaagaagacagatTTGGAGGTACTGTGGTGAACTTGATGGAAGTGGAATCCATGACTATTGGTGATTTTGATTCAAAGCTTGATGTTTCACTTAAGGCTTGGAAGGATCAG GGGAAGAAGGGGATTTGGATAAAGCTGCCTAGTGAGCTATCTAGTCTTGTTGATACTGCAATTAAG AAAGGGTTTACATACCACCATGCCGAGAATGAGTATGTGATGCTTACATTTTGGCTTCCAGAGCCACCTAGCACTCTTCCTTGCAATGCTTCTCATCGTATTGGGATCGGTGCTTTTGTCCTAAACAAGAACGGAGAG ATGCTTGTGGTTCAGGAGAATAGTGGATATTTCAAAGATAAAAATGTCTGGAAGGTGCCTACCGGTACTATTAAAGAG GGTGAGAGTATCTGGGCTGGAGCAGTTAGggaagtgaaagaagaaactgat ATTGATGCAGAGTTTGTAGAAGTCTTGTCTTTCAT GGAAAGTCACCAAGCAGTGTGGCAAAGAAAAACGGATATATTTTTCGTCTGCGAGTTGGAAGCAagaacttttgaaatccagaAACAAGATTCTGAGATCCATGCTGCTAAG TGGATGCCGGTTGAGGAATACGTAAACCAACCCTATCACAACAAGGAGGGGAACGAGATGTTCAAGTTAATAGCTAACATCTGCTTAAAAAGGTCGCGGGAGAAGTACACGGGCTTCGTTCTTACTACGAATTCAGCCAAAAAGAGCCTTTACTGCAGCGTCGATCACGCCAACCTCCTGAAGGAAACAGCTGACCAAGCCTCCACCTCTCTCTCTGACTAG
- a CDS encoding MutT/nudix family protein (MutT/nudix family protein; FUNCTIONS IN: hydrolase activity, catalytic activity; INVOLVED IN: metabolic process; LOCATED IN: cellular_component unknown; CONTAINS InterPro DOMAIN/s: NUDIX hydrolase domain-like (InterPro:IPR015797), Nudix hydrolase 6-like (InterPro:IPR003293); BEST Arabidopsis thaliana protein match is: nudix hydrolase homolog 5 (TAIR:AT2G04430.1); Has 358 Blast hits to 334 proteins in 90 species: Archae - 0; Bacteria - 22; Metazoa - 109; Fungi - 0; Plants - 174; Viruses - 0; Other Eukaryotes - 53 (source: NCBI BLink).) produces MDSEAQQISLLIGKEDRYGRVEVNLMEVEPMNAEDFNAKLDVSFKAWKDQGKKGIWIKLPCELSSLVDIAMKKGFTYHHAENEYAVLSSWISDLPNTIPANASHRIGIGALVLNKNREVLAVQEIDGVFKDTGLWKLPTGVIQENRENFRYMANICLKRSQEKEYLGFSNVLTKNSTGKESYLYCSTDHAYFLKGKPDHSSTSLFTTLLRKCFSI; encoded by the exons ATGGACAGTGAAGCACAACAGATCTCTTTACTTATTGGAAAAGAAGATAGATACGGCCGTGTTGAAGTAAACCTGATGGAAGTTGAACCCATGAATGCTGAAGATTTTAATGCAAAGCTTGACGTTTCATTTAAGGCATGGAAGGATCAG GGGAAAAAAGGAATTTGGATAAAGCTTCCTTGTGAGCTTTCGAGTCTTGTTGACATTGCAATGAAG AAAGGGTTTACGTACCACCATGCCGAGAATGAATATGCGGTGCTTAGTTCTTGGATCTCCGACTTGCCTAACACTATTCCTGCCAATGCTTCTCATCGTATTGGCATCGGTGCTCTTGTCCTAAACAAGAACAGAGAG GTGCTTGCTGTTCAGGAGATCGATGGTGTTTTCAAAGATACCGGACTGTGGAAGCTTCCTACCGGTGTTATTCAAGAG AACAGAGAGAACTTCAGGTACATGGCTAACATCTGCTTGAAGAGGTCTCAAGAGAAGGAGTACTTAGGTTTCTCCAATGTCCTTACCAAGAATTCAACTGGTAAGGAGAGCTATCTTTACTGCAGCACCGACCACGCGTACTTTCTCAAAGGAAAGCCTGATCATAGTTCTACTTCACTCTTCACAACTCTTTTGAGAAAGTGTTTCTCTATTTAA